The sequence AAAGGAAAGTTTGAGAGAAACAAGCCACACGTGAACGTCGGAACGATTGGTCACGTGGACCATGGGAAGACGAGTTTGACGGCAGCGATTACGAAAGTGGCAGCGGAAGCTGGGATGGGGGAGTTTCGAGCGT comes from bacterium and encodes:
- the tuf gene encoding elongation factor Tu (EF-Tu; promotes GTP-dependent binding of aminoacyl-tRNA to the A-site of ribosomes during protein biosynthesis; when the tRNA anticodon matches the mRNA codon, GTP hydrolysis results; the inactive EF-Tu-GDP leaves the ribosome and release of GDP is promoted by elongation factor Ts; many prokaryotes have two copies of the gene encoding EF-Tu), which produces MSKGKFERNKPHVNVGTIGHVDHGKTSLTAAITKVAAEAGMGEFRA